The Roseovarius sp. EL26 genome has a window encoding:
- a CDS encoding FAD-binding oxidoreductase, with protein sequence MALNPADDQFVETLRGVLPADALRVVEPRYLEEPRGRWTGQAGCVVAPERVEEVAVVVRRAAEARVPIVPYSGGTGLVGGQVLSDGPAPVLLSLERMNKIRAVFPEENTMVVEAGVILSDLQDSAQEADRLFPLSIAAKGSARLGGLLSTNAGGVNVLRYGNARDLCLGLEAVMPDGQIWHGLKRLRKDNMGYDLRNLLIGSEGTLGVITAASLTLSPRPAAQGTALIVVPGPEAALRLLAMAQAQLGEGISGFELIARTGLEFLKETMPGLRQPFSELPDWFVLIDLGLAQGQDPAQALEQLFARALQDELVRDGIIAQSEAQRQEFWTLREQIPEGNKRIGSISSHDISVPMGVIPAFIIEAEQRLAKLGTFRINCFGHLGDGNLHFNVFPPKGQKRETYRDLREQVQRTVHDLVHEMGGSVSAEHGVGRLKVPDVERYEDPVKLQMMRAIKAAFDPRGIMNPGAVLRNLSDQ encoded by the coding sequence ATGGCGCTTAATCCTGCCGATGACCAATTTGTTGAGACATTGCGAGGCGTTTTGCCTGCAGATGCGTTGCGCGTGGTTGAACCACGTTATCTGGAGGAGCCGCGCGGTCGATGGACGGGGCAGGCGGGGTGCGTGGTTGCGCCTGAGCGGGTTGAGGAAGTGGCAGTTGTCGTGCGTCGTGCTGCGGAGGCCCGGGTGCCGATTGTTCCTTATAGTGGTGGTACTGGACTGGTTGGCGGGCAAGTGCTTTCGGATGGGCCTGCGCCAGTGCTTTTGAGCCTTGAACGGATGAACAAGATCCGCGCGGTATTTCCCGAAGAAAACACGATGGTGGTTGAGGCCGGGGTCATCCTCTCGGATCTACAGGATTCTGCGCAGGAGGCTGACCGTCTATTTCCATTGTCTATTGCGGCCAAAGGGTCGGCGCGGTTGGGCGGGTTGTTATCGACCAATGCGGGGGGGGTGAATGTATTGCGCTATGGTAATGCGCGTGATTTATGCCTGGGGCTTGAGGCAGTTATGCCTGATGGTCAGATTTGGCATGGGCTGAAACGCCTTCGTAAAGACAACATGGGTTATGATCTTCGCAATTTGTTGATTGGATCCGAGGGTACATTGGGGGTGATCACCGCTGCGTCGCTCACATTAAGTCCGCGTCCGGCGGCGCAGGGCACCGCGTTGATAGTTGTTCCAGGCCCGGAGGCAGCTTTACGTCTGTTGGCAATGGCGCAGGCGCAATTGGGCGAAGGGATCAGCGGGTTTGAGTTGATTGCGCGGACCGGGTTGGAGTTTTTGAAAGAAACTATGCCCGGGTTGCGTCAGCCGTTTAGCGAACTTCCAGACTGGTTTGTGCTGATTGATCTGGGTCTGGCGCAGGGGCAGGATCCGGCGCAGGCATTAGAGCAGCTGTTTGCGCGGGCCCTACAAGATGAGTTGGTCCGCGATGGGATCATTGCCCAGTCCGAGGCGCAGAGACAGGAATTTTGGACCCTGCGCGAGCAAATCCCGGAAGGGAATAAGCGCATAGGGTCAATCAGTTCGCATGACATATCGGTGCCGATGGGGGTGATCCCTGCGTTCATCATAGAGGCGGAACAAAGGTTGGCCAAACTGGGCACCTTTCGGATCAATTGCTTTGGTCATCTTGGTGACGGCAATCTGCATTTCAACGTCTTCCCACCAAAAGGGCAAAAGCGCGAGACGTATCGAGACCTGAGGGAACAGGTGCAACGTACGGTGCATGATCTGGTACATGAAATGGGTGGATCTGTCAGCGCCGAGCACGGTGTGGGGAGGTTGAAAGTGCCGGATGTGGAACGTTATGAGGATCCAGTAAAATTGCAGATGATGCGGGCGATCAAAGCCGCATTTGACCCACGCGGGATCATGAACCCCGGGGCAGTCTTGCGTAACCTGTCTGATCAATAG
- a CDS encoding GNAT family N-acetyltransferase: protein MFLPRRKVKIETERLTLRAPVMQDYHAWSMLREQSADYLIPWEPQWSTDHLARRGFTNRVYWAQKSISNETAVPLFLIRREDQMLMGAITLDNIRRGPAQAGTLGYWTGQSFARQGYMREAIEAVVHHAFERLDLSRIEAACLPENAASRGLLEKTGFKYEGVAQSYLQINGRWRTHVLYASLRGDRRGRTDAG, encoded by the coding sequence ATGTTTCTGCCGCGCCGTAAAGTCAAGATCGAGACCGAACGTCTGACCTTGCGTGCACCGGTAATGCAAGACTATCACGCTTGGTCGATGTTGCGCGAACAAAGTGCTGACTATCTTATCCCGTGGGAACCACAATGGTCTACGGATCATCTGGCGCGACGCGGTTTCACAAATCGGGTGTACTGGGCGCAAAAGTCGATCAGCAATGAAACCGCAGTTCCGTTGTTTTTGATCCGGCGCGAGGATCAGATGCTTATGGGGGCGATCACGTTGGATAATATCCGCCGTGGGCCCGCGCAGGCTGGGACGCTGGGCTATTGGACTGGTCAGTCGTTTGCACGGCAAGGATATATGCGCGAAGCGATTGAGGCGGTCGTGCATCATGCCTTCGAGCGGCTGGACTTGAGCCGGATCGAAGCCGCCTGTCTGCCGGAAAATGCGGCTTCGCGTGGATTACTGGAAAAAACCGGTTTCAAATACGAAGGCGTTGCGCAAAGCTATTTGCAAATCAATGGACGCTGGCGCACGCATGTCTTGTATGCGTCTTTGCGAGGGGATCGGCGCGGCCGGACCGACGCGGGGTAG
- a CDS encoding pitrilysin family protein, with protein MTVNLTTLPNGFRVVSEHMPGLQSAAIGVWVLAGARHENAAQNGIAHFLEHMAFKGTKTRSALQIAEAIEDVGGYINAYTSREVTAYYVRVLENDVPLALDVVADILRNPVFDPDEIEIERGVILQEIGQALDTPDDIIFDWLQEKAYPDHPLGRTILGPEDRVRSFSREDLERFIAQQYQPGQMILSAAGAVDHDTLVAAAEQLFGDMQASPVVIPSAAQFSGGESRTIKSLEQAHFAMAFEGPDYMDQRIHAAQIYASALGGSMSSRLFQEVREKRGLCYTIYAQAGAYADTGMMTIYAGTSGDQMAGLAQITVDEMKRAADDMSTVEVERARVQMKAGLLMGLESPSNRAERLARMLQIWGRIPDLSEVVQQIDAVELSDVRDLAENMAVKARAALALYGPVETAPTLEALQERRAA; from the coding sequence TTGACGGTTAACCTGACAACATTGCCGAACGGATTCCGAGTCGTCTCGGAACATATGCCGGGGCTGCAATCCGCAGCCATAGGCGTTTGGGTTCTGGCTGGTGCGCGGCACGAGAATGCCGCGCAAAACGGCATTGCCCACTTTCTTGAGCATATGGCTTTCAAAGGCACGAAAACACGCTCAGCCTTACAAATTGCTGAGGCGATAGAGGACGTCGGTGGATACATCAACGCCTATACTTCGCGTGAGGTAACAGCCTATTATGTTCGCGTTCTCGAAAATGACGTGCCTCTGGCCTTGGATGTGGTCGCGGATATCCTGCGCAATCCTGTGTTTGACCCCGATGAGATCGAGATCGAGCGTGGCGTAATTTTGCAAGAAATTGGTCAGGCACTTGATACGCCGGATGATATTATTTTCGACTGGCTGCAGGAAAAAGCCTACCCTGATCACCCGCTAGGGCGGACGATTTTGGGACCAGAGGATCGTGTGCGCTCCTTTAGTCGTGAAGATCTGGAGCGGTTTATTGCGCAGCAGTATCAGCCGGGGCAGATGATTTTGTCTGCAGCAGGTGCAGTTGATCACGATACGTTGGTTGCTGCGGCAGAGCAGCTCTTTGGCGATATGCAGGCCTCGCCTGTTGTTATCCCATCGGCAGCACAATTTTCGGGTGGTGAAAGTCGCACGATCAAGTCGCTGGAACAGGCCCATTTTGCCATGGCATTTGAGGGCCCTGACTATATGGATCAGCGCATTCATGCGGCGCAGATTTATGCATCCGCACTTGGTGGGTCGATGTCGTCGCGTCTGTTTCAAGAGGTCCGCGAAAAGCGTGGGCTGTGTTATACGATCTACGCGCAGGCCGGGGCCTATGCCGATACGGGCATGATGACGATTTATGCGGGTACCTCTGGTGATCAGATGGCTGGCCTTGCACAGATCACTGTTGATGAAATGAAACGTGCCGCTGATGACATGAGTACGGTTGAGGTTGAGCGTGCACGCGTGCAGATGAAGGCCGGGTTGTTGATGGGTTTGGAAAGCCCCTCGAACCGTGCGGAACGTCTGGCACGTATGTTGCAGATCTGGGGGCGTATACCGGATCTGAGCGAAGTGGTGCAACAAATCGATGCGGTTGAGCTGTCGGATGTGCGGGATCTGGCAGAGAATATGGCTGTGAAGGCCCGTGCGGCCTTGGCGCTTTATGGTCCGGTTGAGACCGCACCGACACTGGAGGCATTGCAGGAAAGGCGTGCCGCCTGA
- a CDS encoding ABC transporter permease, translating into MSELWQGITQALWLLITLDTDLIEITLRSLQVTLTALTVACVMALPLAAFLVVRRFRYRRATIAVMNALMGLPPVVVGLVVYVFLSRSGPFGVFGLLFTPTAMVIAQVIIIVPLIASIAHQSLRELWAEYHDLLISLNTTQRQRIGTLLWDARRALLTAALAGFGRGIGEVGAIMIVGGNIDHATRVLTTAIALETGKGDFALALALGFVLIALAVAVNLMIHWLSQTETEGRW; encoded by the coding sequence ATGTCCGAGCTTTGGCAGGGAATAACACAAGCCTTATGGCTGTTGATCACGTTGGATACAGATCTGATTGAGATCACGTTGCGCTCGCTTCAGGTGACGCTGACGGCTTTGACCGTTGCCTGTGTAATGGCCTTGCCATTGGCTGCCTTTCTGGTGGTGCGCCGGTTTCGATATCGCCGGGCGACAATTGCGGTGATGAATGCGTTGATGGGGCTTCCGCCGGTCGTCGTAGGGCTTGTGGTCTATGTCTTTCTTTCGCGGTCAGGGCCATTTGGGGTGTTTGGTTTGCTGTTCACGCCGACGGCGATGGTGATTGCGCAGGTGATTATTATCGTGCCGTTGATTGCCTCGATTGCACATCAGTCACTGCGTGAATTGTGGGCGGAGTATCATGACCTGCTGATTTCACTAAATACAACGCAACGCCAGAGGATTGGAACGTTGCTGTGGGATGCTCGGCGCGCGCTGCTGACGGCGGCCCTAGCGGGCTTTGGGCGTGGTATTGGTGAGGTTGGGGCGATTATGATCGTCGGCGGCAATATTGACCACGCCACCCGGGTATTGACCACCGCGATTGCACTAGAAACCGGAAAAGGTGACTTTGCCTTGGCACTGGCGCTAGGCTTTGTTCTGATTGCCCTAGCGGTTGCGGTTAACCTGATGATCCACTGGTTAAGTCAGACGGAGACGGAGGGGCGCTGGTGA
- a CDS encoding ATP-binding cassette domain-containing protein — protein MFPLTVKGGVVRRRGKTLVGPVDLSLQASGVTMVIGPNGSGKTSLLKMLHGIVRLSEGQVHWSCSKQEAQRRQGFVFQTPVMLRRTVLENLTYPLLLLEVPKAEAREKAVHWAGRIGLADATDRQATVLSGGERQKLALARALIRTPDLLFLDEPCASLDGRAIREIEEILQDAAQGDTRIIMSTHDMGQARRLATEVIFMLHGKVHEFSPAEGFFTEAATVQARAFLNGDIVE, from the coding sequence ATGTTCCCTTTGACTGTGAAGGGCGGGGTTGTGCGCCGCCGGGGTAAAACACTGGTTGGGCCAGTGGATCTTAGCCTGCAGGCGAGTGGCGTCACCATGGTGATCGGGCCAAATGGATCAGGCAAAACCAGCCTGCTCAAGATGCTGCACGGCATTGTCCGGTTAAGCGAGGGGCAGGTGCATTGGTCTTGCTCAAAGCAGGAGGCGCAGCGCAGGCAAGGTTTTGTGTTTCAAACGCCGGTAATGTTGCGACGCACGGTCCTGGAGAATTTGACCTATCCATTGTTGTTGCTGGAAGTGCCTAAAGCTGAGGCACGTGAAAAGGCGGTTCATTGGGCCGGGCGTATTGGGTTGGCTGACGCTACTGATCGGCAGGCCACTGTGTTGTCGGGCGGCGAGCGGCAGAAATTGGCATTGGCGCGGGCGTTGATCCGCACGCCGGATTTGCTGTTTCTGGATGAGCCCTGTGCTTCGCTGGACGGGCGGGCCATTCGTGAGATCGAAGAGATCTTGCAAGACGCGGCACAGGGCGACACTCGCATCATCATGTCGACCCATGACATGGGACAGGCGCGGCGATTGGCGACTGAGGTGATATTTATGTTGCACGGAAAAGTGCATGAATTCAGCCCAGCTGAAGGTTTTTTTACCGAAGCTGCCACAGTGCAGGCGCGAGCGTTTCTAAATGGCGATATCGTGGAATAG